From Candidatus Amoebophilus asiaticus 5a2, the proteins below share one genomic window:
- a CDS encoding NAD(P)/FAD-dependent oxidoreductase produces the protein MFDYIIVGQGLAGTALAWQLLKAGKQVLVINNQYTNQSSQVAAGIYNPITGRNLVKTWLADELFPALVQFYESISAELSIKLLYPMPIFRPFLDNQESIMWRKRALEDRYKPFWEEAIGDYQEADIFNQYGGFIIKQAGYVDVPCFLAATRTYLQSKNCYIEADFDYERLQLLSEGSVNYQGIQANKIIFCEGPQVALNPFFNYLPFRFAKGELLKVQLSKPIKVIYNRRVFILPRTRDQAFVGASYEWEDLTLHPTEKARQELEDKLRQLTRLPYSVFGQQVGIRPATVDRRPYAGLHPQYPQLGIFNGLGSKGISLAPYLAGEFVEYLLYGKSLPVEVRLDRVGGIGTC, from the coding sequence ATGTTTGACTATATTATTGTAGGGCAAGGGCTTGCTGGTACAGCACTCGCTTGGCAGCTACTAAAAGCTGGTAAGCAGGTACTTGTAATTAACAACCAGTATACTAATCAATCTTCGCAAGTTGCTGCCGGTATTTATAATCCCATTACAGGCCGTAACCTAGTAAAAACCTGGTTAGCCGATGAATTGTTTCCTGCCTTAGTACAATTTTATGAGAGTATATCAGCTGAGTTATCTATAAAGTTGCTATATCCTATGCCTATATTTAGACCATTTTTAGATAATCAAGAAAGTATAATGTGGAGGAAAAGGGCTTTGGAAGATAGATATAAGCCTTTTTGGGAAGAAGCAATTGGTGATTATCAAGAAGCCGATATCTTTAATCAGTATGGTGGTTTTATTATCAAACAAGCAGGATACGTGGATGTGCCTTGCTTCTTAGCAGCAACTCGAACTTATTTACAATCAAAAAATTGCTATATAGAAGCTGATTTTGATTATGAGAGGTTACAGTTATTATCTGAAGGTTCCGTAAACTATCAAGGTATTCAGGCAAATAAGATTATTTTTTGCGAAGGGCCTCAAGTGGCACTTAATCCTTTTTTTAACTATTTACCTTTCCGTTTTGCCAAAGGCGAATTGCTGAAAGTGCAATTGTCTAAGCCAATAAAGGTTATCTATAATAGGCGTGTTTTTATATTACCCCGAACTAGAGACCAAGCGTTTGTTGGTGCGAGCTATGAATGGGAAGACTTAACCTTACATCCTACAGAAAAGGCTAGACAAGAATTGGAAGATAAGTTGAGGCAGCTTACTCGACTTCCATATAGTGTATTCGGCCAGCAAGTAGGTATTCGGCCAGCTACTGTTGACAGAAGACCTTACGCAGGTTTACACCCACAATATCCTCAACTAGGCATATTCAATGGGCTAGGTAGCAAGGGTATATCTTTAGCACCTTATTTAGCAGGTGAGTTTGTAGAATATCTTCTATATGGTAAGAGTTTGCCAGTAGAAGTGCGGCTGGATAGGGTAGGAGGTATAGGTACTTGTTAG
- a CDS encoding Tc toxin subunit A-related protein, whose translation MFVLNFEDARYLPFEGTGAVSSWRLDMTKNANPIDFASLTDVVIHLQYTALPGGQQFQDGVKKALGEFKGFRVLSMGQEYASAWYSFIQHSQSLNFYVGPKVFRPNLSDYQVTGINIVLKLTESGKKITDMPKLELNTGASSPLDFTLKKNNAKETVSASVDNQSLDVSTAAQWQLTVKKDVDKLMTNASNMVMILDYTASFK comes from the coding sequence TTGTTTGTACTTAATTTCGAAGATGCTCGCTATTTGCCTTTCGAAGGTACAGGTGCTGTTTCTAGTTGGCGATTAGATATGACTAAGAATGCTAACCCAATCGACTTTGCATCTTTAACTGATGTTGTCATTCATTTACAATATACAGCACTACCAGGCGGGCAACAATTTCAAGATGGAGTTAAGAAGGCTTTAGGGGAGTTTAAAGGTTTCCGAGTACTGAGCATGGGACAAGAGTATGCAAGTGCCTGGTATAGCTTTATACAACATAGTCAATCCTTGAATTTTTACGTAGGACCAAAAGTATTTCGACCTAACCTTAGTGATTATCAAGTTACAGGTATAAACATTGTATTAAAATTAACTGAATCAGGAAAAAAGATAACTGATATGCCTAAACTAGAGCTAAACACTGGAGCATCTAGTCCTCTAGATTTTACCTTGAAAAAGAATAATGCTAAAGAAACTGTTTCGGCTTCAGTAGACAATCAATCATTGGATGTCTCAACAGCTGCTCAATGGCAGCTTACCGTTAAAAAAGATGTTGACAAGCTTATGACTAATGCTAGTAATATGGTAATGATCTTGGATTACACAGCAAGCTTTAAATAA
- a CDS encoding IS1182-like element ISCaa15 family transposase — MLWQNKNTNYSTSPVDDNHLLSKVNKYIDLSFTHQLVIASYNSKHGRPSIDPEIFFRMLMISYFYNINSDRRVCQEIRYNVAYRWFCKLGLEDKVPDHSYLSRTRNRFGEKVFEALFTTILNLCRKHGLLESNSVMTDSTLIKANASLNSLTPIEAKAAAYEKVARKAAINKLGPPASRSISNSTHISKTDKDASLAQKEGSPRELKYKVHNSIDALSRVIIDTKVTTGKTHDSQVYIERLNHIRGKYALTIKEAIADRAYGSRAIIETLQKEGIVTYIPLFSTKSGRSVQEAYQAGFVYQKQKDRFVCPEGQYLNPYGYMANESKYYRSKSSICAMCKQKDACIASAKKSRPFTKYLIRSIHQELFDKTLEAMQEPTFIGKLKERMWKIEGIFAEAKQLHGLGKARYRSLERVQIQAYMIAVVQNIKRIIKQLFYVFLHFLNMPNRIFLTYTFSTAPTVI, encoded by the coding sequence ATGTTATGGCAGAATAAAAATACTAATTATAGCACGAGCCCAGTAGATGATAATCACTTACTTTCTAAAGTCAATAAGTATATAGATCTCTCCTTTACCCATCAGTTAGTTATAGCCTCTTATAATAGCAAGCATGGGCGTCCCTCGATAGACCCAGAGATTTTCTTTAGGATGCTTATGATTAGCTATTTTTATAACATTAACTCTGATAGAAGAGTATGTCAAGAGATACGCTACAATGTAGCTTATAGATGGTTTTGTAAGCTTGGATTAGAAGACAAGGTGCCTGATCACTCTTACTTAAGTAGAACCAGAAACAGATTTGGCGAAAAAGTATTTGAAGCGCTTTTTACTACTATACTCAATTTATGTCGAAAGCATGGCTTGTTGGAGAGTAATAGTGTGATGACAGATAGCACATTAATCAAAGCTAATGCATCACTAAATTCTTTAACTCCTATCGAAGCTAAAGCAGCAGCCTATGAGAAAGTAGCAAGAAAAGCTGCTATAAATAAGCTTGGGCCGCCTGCTAGTAGGAGTATAAGCAACAGCACGCATATAAGCAAAACAGATAAAGATGCAAGCTTGGCTCAAAAGGAAGGGAGCCCCAGAGAGTTAAAATATAAAGTTCACAACTCAATTGATGCATTGAGTAGAGTAATAATTGATACAAAGGTTACAACAGGCAAGACCCATGATTCTCAAGTGTATATAGAGAGGCTAAATCACATTAGAGGAAAGTATGCTCTAACTATAAAAGAAGCTATTGCAGATAGAGCTTACGGATCAAGAGCGATCATAGAGACTTTACAGAAAGAAGGTATAGTGACCTATATACCACTCTTTAGCACTAAAAGTGGTAGGTCTGTGCAAGAAGCTTATCAAGCTGGGTTTGTCTATCAAAAACAGAAGGATCGTTTTGTATGTCCTGAAGGCCAGTATTTAAACCCTTATGGTTATATGGCTAATGAGAGTAAGTATTATAGGTCAAAATCATCCATTTGCGCTATGTGCAAGCAAAAAGATGCTTGTATTGCTTCAGCTAAGAAAAGTAGGCCATTCACAAAATATCTTATCAGAAGCATCCATCAAGAGTTGTTTGATAAGACTCTTGAAGCTATGCAAGAACCAACATTCATTGGTAAGCTCAAAGAAAGGATGTGGAAAATAGAAGGTATTTTCGCTGAAGCTAAGCAATTACATGGGTTAGGTAAAGCTCGCTATAGGAGTTTGGAAAGAGTGCAAATACAAGCATATATGATAGCTGTTGTACAAAATATTAAAAGAATAATTAAGCAGCTTTTTTATGTCTTTCTTCATTTCCTTAACATGCCTAATAGAATATTTTTAACATATACTTTTTCAACAGCCCCCACTGTCATTTAA
- a CDS encoding Tc toxin subunit A-related protein — protein sequence MPKQLGQSQIKASQLSLPKGGGAIRGIGETFIHAGSWNDLYHGLVAGEALQLDLQRMEKAYMDQDERKLEIEKTISLAQLDPNALQSLKDTGSCTFDLAERDFDYDYLGHYCRQIKSIAISLPALLGPYQNIHATLTQTTNKTLLQADIKGAEYLLDGKDIEQPKSDVLRVDVRANQQVAISRGLNDSGGC from the coding sequence ATGCCAAAACAATTAGGACAAAGTCAAATAAAAGCTTCTCAGCTATCCCTTCCTAAAGGGGGTGGTGCTATTCGAGGAATAGGAGAAACATTTATACATGCTGGTTCTTGGAACGATTTATACCATGGCTTGGTAGCAGGGGAAGCCCTACAGCTAGACTTACAGCGGATGGAAAAAGCATATATGGACCAGGACGAGCGCAAATTAGAAATTGAAAAAACAATCTCATTAGCGCAACTAGATCCAAATGCACTTCAATCCTTAAAAGACACAGGAAGTTGTACTTTTGACTTAGCAGAGCGAGACTTTGACTATGATTATCTAGGTCACTACTGCCGCCAAATTAAAAGTATTGCCATATCCTTGCCAGCACTGTTAGGCCCCTACCAGAATATACATGCTACCCTTACACAAACAACTAATAAGACATTATTACAAGCAGATATAAAAGGGGCTGAATATCTATTAGATGGTAAAGATATAGAACAGCCTAAATCTGATGTATTACGTGTAGATGTACGAGCTAATCAACAAGTCGCCATATCGCGTGGCTTAAATGACAGTGGGGGCTGTTGA
- a CDS encoding patatin-like phospholipase family protein → MDYRKFKYILCWLLCISIKALAVTPQLPLSNPSSHEKFRILSIDGGGVRGVIPARILQAIEERTGKPISELFDLVIGTSTGGLVTLGLVVPDDDEQGKPKYKAAKLVEIYEQKSSEIFKYSKLRNIKTGMGLWGPKYDRKHLDDILKDFFGDAKLSQTVKPAVVISFSLDVGQPAMWSTHHVRDGKKHDCYLHDVAGVTSAAPTYFAPKVFKNLHEDHEDIVHEIDGGVWANNPGLTAIRVLSFMEEEDRPDNKDIIVVSIGTGTFTSDKEHLLQQAHKLNKAGIWGWMIKADPNLIEMMMAANSDWSDNMVSLLYPNSHRVQIEIPQNLISMDNPKNVEKLRQLAEKYIATDSFKELCNKLVQP, encoded by the coding sequence ATGGATTACAGAAAATTTAAATATATACTTTGCTGGTTGTTATGCATTAGCATAAAAGCTTTAGCAGTTACCCCTCAATTACCTTTATCTAATCCAAGTAGTCATGAAAAATTCAGGATCCTCTCTATTGATGGAGGAGGAGTACGAGGTGTCATACCAGCCAGAATCTTACAGGCTATTGAAGAACGAACTGGAAAACCAATTAGCGAGTTATTTGATTTGGTAATTGGTACCTCAACAGGGGGATTAGTAACCTTAGGTTTAGTAGTTCCTGACGATGACGAACAAGGAAAACCTAAATATAAAGCTGCTAAGTTAGTTGAAATTTATGAGCAAAAATCTTCAGAAATATTTAAGTATTCCAAACTTCGTAACATAAAAACTGGGATGGGATTATGGGGACCTAAATATGATAGAAAGCATCTAGATGATATTCTAAAGGATTTTTTTGGAGATGCCAAATTGAGTCAAACGGTTAAGCCTGCTGTTGTTATTTCTTTTTCTTTAGATGTTGGACAGCCGGCAATGTGGTCAACACACCATGTGCGGGATGGTAAAAAGCACGACTGTTACTTGCATGATGTTGCTGGTGTTACTAGTGCAGCACCAACTTATTTTGCTCCAAAAGTGTTTAAAAATTTGCATGAGGATCATGAGGATATAGTACATGAGATAGATGGGGGTGTGTGGGCTAATAATCCCGGACTAACAGCCATTAGAGTTCTTAGCTTTATGGAAGAGGAAGACCGCCCTGATAATAAAGATATAATTGTGGTTTCAATTGGAACAGGAACTTTTACATCAGATAAAGAACATCTCTTACAACAAGCTCATAAATTGAACAAAGCAGGTATTTGGGGTTGGATGATCAAAGCTGATCCAAATCTTATTGAAATGATGATGGCTGCCAATAGTGACTGGTCAGACAATATGGTATCACTGTTATATCCTAATAGTCATAGGGTTCAGATTGAGATTCCTCAGAATTTAATTAGCATGGATAATCCTAAAAATGTGGAGAAATTAAGACAACTAGCTGAAAAATATATAGCAACCGATTCTTTTAAAGAGCTATGTAATAAACTAGTACAGCCTTAA
- a CDS encoding tetratricopeptide repeat protein — translation MKIRSYLFGYLQDFNLRIMLLQFGKLPRLLTQLFFVLCILTGFKGVRLDTVFQQSIALTTSYNLLALQQSSIYQPVANSLVEEKKVTVSIANNKEMTEEKKETLLPSEARKQTLEPHQVISQSFEQILAALYNNDPHLYSINLTHQQLNLEKLLQLEQAIDNNPVIGYIQWGELPADCETIKEQIQQKLISNIAAYTYYPNDYIHGLLAYQVYSNPKLGQTIDLSLVSKEIGHQFSPSIHTSWQVVQVQDDSIHTGYYSALYVNEITHQAVLAFQGTKVEGLKDLLKKNSDLKEDIDGVLGNAITQQNALAYVATKNAVDYVKDNEYNLSITGHSLGGYLAELAVAFCYRDFSYRQTKGIVFDSPGTVNKLDKFKSNVINKATKFSIASLPIVTYLSAPNLINTCNGHPGEVYRVYPQLMWSAEIQKWMKRASKVPLIGSKIKGNNKGLLALTGHSLSTILALFDPTTGKPSTYIRIADWPKIDTDNVTYIGKKKEELEKKSLLSTGLSILTGKTNVIGGAFQMLPSLVGGTAASVLTVLKDYLNINQAQYLTTLAYLDDNYKETKLSTQKEFTLRYKGHYRISDKAMNEHILYTENYEGVDWYLYELYKYKDKLAQSPTRDITFAVLKNVVQEYEVVSLDEQPYVRLTEKRGQVEALRDKMQRSLKVLSAASIKKTLEDSNIDALTKQLEKRSIKQFSQLHNYIAQAKLTTYLAREDKQQELSQKLEKSGICVIYGHGGVGKSTLVAQYGHNQKGKQLVWWMQAETPEKLAKSYQDLAQDLGIDYQKLAQGFKQSYDNYLPELSKRVYNALEDRKQPILLILDNAADANLIDKCLLYRPSLVQVVITTRKARDFKAYSQVELAAFKREEGEKYIKNCFESSLYKPSEQEIATLIKEVGLIPQKLALAVGYIGQKRLMTVQGYIEKLQAIKKSGKKGENQFVLPEVSLGLESLDTQSQLVMRYGAYLDPDFIPLSLIIALVEVKDEEVLENLLATLEELSLITIIKGQGNELGIQIHREVQATSKQYQGWDAANNLSEETLLSSIIKVLHERMPWVTEVPDNTWDQAKIYASNVGHVLSTIEQTIKPTYVLADLISRLGNYNQQVERNFSQALKYNQQALEVRRSLYPGSNLQVAETLDNLGGTYKVLGQYQEALKYYHQALEVKKDLYTGNHIHLAESLTNVGLAHKALGQYQEAATYLKQAFEMRQALYTGNHPHIAESLHNLGAIYKALGQYQESLKYYQQGLEMRQALYTGNHPHIAQSFNNLGLIYKALGQYQEALKYLKQGLEMRKALYTDKHHRVAQSYNNVGSVYKSLKQYQEALKYYQQALDMKKSLYMGNHPSMAISLNNIGNIYTALGQYQEALKYLKQALEMRQALFTGNHPQTSISLNDLGDFYQASGEYQEALKYYQQALTMRQSLYTGNHPDIAISLNSIGYVYQTLGQHQEALKYYQQALNMWKCVYTGNHPKIAISLNNLGSVYQALGEHQEAVKYYQQALVMRQALYPCNHPDIVISLNKLGDIYTALGQHQEALTCYQQALVMRQALYIDK, via the coding sequence ATGAAAATACGGTCTTACTTGTTTGGCTACTTACAAGATTTTAATCTAAGAATCATGCTTTTACAATTTGGCAAATTACCCAGGTTATTAACACAGTTATTCTTTGTCCTTTGTATTCTTACAGGGTTTAAAGGAGTAAGACTGGACACAGTTTTCCAGCAATCAATTGCTTTAACAACTAGCTACAATCTGCTAGCTTTGCAACAATCCAGTATTTACCAGCCAGTGGCTAATAGCCTTGTAGAAGAGAAAAAAGTTACAGTTAGCATAGCTAACAACAAGGAAATGACAGAAGAGAAGAAGGAAACACTTTTACCTTCAGAAGCAAGAAAACAAACGTTAGAGCCGCATCAAGTTATTAGTCAATCTTTTGAACAAATCCTAGCTGCTTTATATAATAATGACCCACACTTATACTCCATCAACTTAACCCACCAACAATTAAACCTAGAAAAGCTTCTACAGCTTGAACAAGCCATCGACAATAATCCTGTTATTGGTTACATACAATGGGGTGAGCTGCCAGCAGATTGTGAAACTATTAAAGAACAAATACAACAAAAGCTTATCAGCAACATAGCTGCTTATACGTATTACCCCAATGACTATATCCATGGGCTGTTGGCTTATCAAGTCTATAGCAATCCTAAGCTAGGGCAAACCATCGACCTTTCCCTTGTTAGTAAAGAAATAGGACATCAATTCTCTCCTAGTATCCATACCTCCTGGCAAGTAGTACAGGTACAAGATGACAGCATCCATACTGGCTATTATAGTGCTTTGTATGTCAATGAAATTACCCACCAAGCGGTACTGGCTTTCCAAGGTACTAAAGTTGAAGGGCTGAAAGACCTGCTCAAAAAGAATTCTGATCTTAAAGAAGATATTGATGGTGTATTAGGTAATGCGATTACTCAACAAAATGCCCTGGCTTATGTAGCTACAAAAAATGCTGTGGACTATGTCAAAGACAACGAATATAATTTATCCATTACAGGTCACTCACTGGGTGGTTACTTGGCAGAACTAGCCGTCGCTTTTTGTTATCGGGATTTTAGTTATCGCCAAACAAAAGGCATTGTTTTTGATAGCCCTGGTACAGTTAATAAGCTCGATAAGTTTAAGTCAAATGTCATCAATAAAGCTACCAAGTTTTCTATTGCTTCTCTGCCCATTGTTACGTATCTCTCTGCTCCTAACTTAATCAATACCTGTAATGGTCATCCGGGAGAGGTGTATAGGGTCTATCCTCAGCTTATGTGGTCAGCGGAGATACAGAAATGGATGAAAAGGGCCAGCAAGGTACCACTCATTGGTTCGAAAATAAAAGGAAACAACAAAGGTCTTTTAGCCCTTACAGGTCATAGCCTATCCACCATATTAGCCTTGTTTGATCCTACTACTGGCAAACCTAGCACGTACATACGGATAGCTGACTGGCCTAAAATTGATACGGATAATGTGACTTATATAGGGAAGAAAAAAGAAGAATTAGAAAAAAAATCCCTACTCTCAACGGGTCTCTCTATTTTGACTGGCAAAACAAATGTAATTGGCGGTGCTTTCCAAATGCTACCTTCGCTGGTAGGTGGTACAGCTGCTAGCGTATTGACGGTGCTTAAAGATTACTTAAACATCAATCAAGCTCAATACTTGACTACGCTAGCTTACTTGGATGATAACTACAAAGAAACCAAACTAAGTACACAAAAAGAGTTTACCCTTCGCTATAAAGGCCATTATCGTATTAGCGACAAGGCTATGAATGAACATATTCTATATACAGAGAACTATGAAGGGGTTGATTGGTACCTTTATGAGTTATATAAGTACAAAGACAAGCTAGCGCAATCCCCCACAAGAGATATAACTTTTGCTGTACTAAAGAATGTCGTGCAAGAATATGAGGTCGTCAGCTTAGATGAACAGCCTTACGTAAGATTAACAGAAAAAAGAGGGCAGGTAGAAGCTTTGCGTGACAAGATGCAACGGTCGCTCAAGGTATTGTCAGCTGCTAGTATTAAGAAAACACTAGAAGACAGCAACATCGATGCATTAACCAAGCAGCTAGAAAAAAGGTCCATCAAACAGTTTAGCCAGCTTCACAACTATATAGCACAAGCCAAATTAACAACCTACCTAGCCAGAGAAGACAAGCAGCAAGAGTTAAGTCAAAAATTAGAAAAGTCAGGCATATGCGTAATATATGGGCATGGTGGTGTAGGAAAAAGTACACTCGTAGCCCAGTATGGACATAACCAAAAAGGCAAGCAACTGGTATGGTGGATGCAAGCAGAAACACCAGAAAAACTGGCAAAAAGCTATCAAGATTTAGCACAAGATTTAGGCATTGACTATCAGAAGTTAGCACAAGGATTCAAGCAATCGTACGATAACTACTTACCCGAGCTTAGCAAGAGGGTTTACAATGCCCTAGAAGATCGCAAACAGCCTATATTGCTTATCTTAGATAATGCAGCAGACGCCAACCTAATAGATAAATGTTTATTGTACCGACCTAGCTTAGTACAAGTGGTTATTACAACCAGAAAAGCAAGAGACTTTAAAGCCTATAGCCAAGTAGAATTAGCTGCTTTCAAGCGAGAAGAAGGAGAAAAGTATATTAAAAATTGCTTTGAGTCCAGCTTATACAAACCCAGCGAGCAAGAAATAGCAACTTTAATCAAAGAAGTAGGCCTGATTCCTCAAAAGCTGGCCTTAGCTGTTGGCTATATCGGTCAAAAACGCTTAATGACCGTACAAGGTTATATTGAAAAGCTACAAGCCATTAAGAAATCAGGTAAAAAAGGAGAAAATCAGTTTGTCTTGCCTGAGGTAAGCTTGGGACTAGAAAGCTTAGATACTCAATCTCAGTTAGTGATGCGCTATGGTGCTTACTTGGATCCGGATTTTATTCCGTTATCCTTAATAATTGCTCTGGTAGAGGTAAAGGATGAGGAAGTATTAGAGAACTTGTTAGCTACGCTAGAAGAATTGTCCCTCATAACAATTATAAAGGGGCAAGGCAATGAACTAGGCATCCAAATACACCGAGAGGTACAAGCAACCAGTAAGCAGTACCAAGGGTGGGATGCTGCAAATAACCTCTCAGAAGAAACATTGTTATCTTCTATTATCAAAGTACTGCACGAACGTATGCCTTGGGTAACGGAAGTACCTGACAATACATGGGATCAAGCAAAAATATATGCAAGCAATGTAGGCCATGTATTATCCACTATTGAACAAACTATAAAACCAACCTATGTACTTGCTGACTTAATAAGCAGGCTGGGTAATTATAATCAACAAGTAGAGCGCAACTTCAGCCAGGCATTAAAGTACAATCAACAAGCGCTTGAAGTAAGAAGATCTTTATATCCAGGAAGTAATCTTCAAGTAGCTGAGACATTAGATAACCTTGGGGGTACTTATAAGGTTCTAGGCCAGTATCAAGAAGCTTTAAAATACTATCATCAAGCTCTTGAAGTAAAAAAGGACTTATATACTGGTAACCATATACACCTAGCTGAATCATTAACCAATGTAGGATTAGCACATAAAGCGCTAGGGCAATACCAGGAAGCTGCAACTTATTTAAAACAAGCCTTTGAAATGAGGCAGGCTTTATATACAGGCAACCATCCTCACATAGCTGAATCCTTACACAATCTGGGAGCTATTTATAAAGCTTTAGGCCAATATCAAGAATCATTAAAATATTATCAGCAAGGGCTTGAAATGAGGCAGGCTTTATATACAGGCAACCACCCTCACATAGCACAATCGTTTAATAATTTAGGTTTGATCTATAAAGCTTTGGGACAGTACCAAGAAGCACTAAAATATCTAAAACAGGGGCTTGAAATGCGTAAAGCCTTATATACAGACAAACATCATCGAGTAGCACAGTCATATAATAATGTAGGAAGTGTTTATAAATCTTTAAAGCAATATCAGGAAGCTTTAAAATACTACCAGCAAGCACTAGATATGAAAAAGTCTTTGTATATGGGCAATCACCCTAGCATGGCTATTTCATTGAATAACATAGGAAATATCTATACGGCTTTAGGCCAATATCAAGAGGCATTGAAATACTTAAAGCAAGCCCTTGAGATGCGACAAGCATTATTTACAGGCAATCATCCTCAAACATCTATTTCACTCAATGATTTAGGAGATTTTTATCAAGCCTCAGGAGAATATCAAGAAGCACTCAAGTATTATCAACAAGCACTTACAATGAGGCAATCATTATATACAGGCAATCATCCTGATATAGCTATTTCTCTTAATAGTATAGGGTATGTTTACCAGACTTTAGGTCAGCACCAAGAAGCTTTAAAATACTATCAACAAGCACTCAATATGTGGAAATGTGTGTATACAGGTAACCATCCCAAAATAGCTATTTCCTTAAATAATTTGGGGAGTGTTTATCAAGCTTTAGGGGAACATCAGGAAGCAGTCAAGTATTATCAGCAAGCCCTTGTTATGCGGCAAGCGCTGTATCCGTGCAATCACCCAGATATAGTTATTTCACTCAATAAGCTAGGAGATATTTATACAGCTTTAGGCCAGCATCAAGAAGCGTTAACATGTTATCAGCAAGCCCTTGTAATGCGGCAGGCGTTGTATATAGATAAGTAA